From Syngnathus scovelli strain Florida chromosome 14, RoL_Ssco_1.2, whole genome shotgun sequence, one genomic window encodes:
- the dtnbb gene encoding dystrobrevin, beta b isoform X2, producing MIEEGSKRGKAAVEKRQLFMEMRAQNFDVIRLSTYRTACKLRFVQKRCNLHLVDVWNMIEAFRDNGLNTLEHHAEINVSRLETILSSIYYQLNKRLPTTHQINVEQSIGLLLNFMVATYDSESHGKLTVFSMKAMLATMCGGKIVDKLRYIFSQMSDSSGVMVFAKFDQFLREVLKLPTAVFEGPSFGYTEHSLRTCFPQQKITLNTFLDVLMADPPPQCLVWLPLMHRLANVENVFHPVECSYCRSESMMGFRYRCQQCHGYQLCQSCFWRGHANGPHSNQHQMKEHSSWKSPAKKLSHAISKSLGCVPIGEPPHPVFPEQAERPQEPAHNVVLESPSRLDEEHRLIARYAARLAAEAGNSAQQCPPSDLTFNFDANKQQRQLIAELENKNREILQEIQRLRLEHEQASQPTPEKAQQNPTLLTELRLLRHRKDELERRMSALQESRRELMVQLEGLMRLLKDEEQKQASQSSGSPHSSPSHGAGCSMPMPIRSTSAGSTPTHTPQDCMAGLGGDVLEAFAQGVPRNLRNDLLVAADSITNTMSSLVKELHSVDDGADEEETNMRNGGERGTMRVQKQ from the exons ATGATCGAGGAGGGCAGCAAGCGAGGCAAGGCCGCCGTGGAGAAGAGGCAGCTCTTCATGGAAATGA GAGCTCAAAACTTTGACGTAATCCGACTGTCGACGTACAGGACAGCGTGCAAGCTACGATTCGTGCAGAAGCGGTGCAATC TACACCTGGTGGACGTGTGGAACATGATTGAGGCCTTCCGAGACAACGGCCTCAACACGCTGGAGCACCACGCCGAGATCAACGTGTCGCGGCTGGAGACCATCCTGTCCTCCATCTACTACCAGCTCAACAAGCGGTTGCCAACCACGCACCAGATAAACGTGGAGCAGTCCATCGGACTGCTGCTCAACTTCATGGTGGCCACCTATGACAG CGAGAGCCATGGCAAGTTGACGGTGTTCTCCATGAAAGCAATGCTGGCAACCATGTGTGGAGGCAAAATTGTGGACAAGCTGCGCT ATATTTTCTCCCAGATGTCAGATTCGAGTGGCGTGATGGTGTTTGCCAAGTTTGACCAGTTCCTTCGCGAGGTGCTCAAGCTGCCCACGGCGGTGTTTGAGGGCCCCTCCTTTGGGTACACCGAGCACTCGCTCAGGACTTGCTTCCCCCAGCAG AAGATCACGCTGAACACATTTTTAGACGTCTTGATGGCAGACCCTCCGCCGCAATGCCTCGTTTGGCTACCACTCATGCACAGACTGGCCAACGTGGAAAACG TCTTCCATCCGGTGGAGTGTTCGTATTGCCGCAGCGAGAGCATGATGGGTTTCCGCTATCGCTGCCAGCAGTGCCATGGATACCAGCTGTGCCAGAGCTGCTTCTGGAGAGGCCACGCCAACGGACCGCACAGCAACCAGCACCAGATGAAGGAGCACTCGTCCTGG AAGTCTCCCGCCAAGAAGCTGAGCCACGCCATCAGCAAATCACTTGGCTGCGTTCCCATCGGTGAGCCACCGCATCCCGTCTTCCCCGAGCAGGCTGAGAGACCCCAGGAGCCCGCTCACAACGT CGTTCTGGAGAGTCCCAGCCGTTTGGATGAGGAGCACCGCCTCATCGCCCGCTACGCCGCCCGCCTGGCCGCTGAGGCGGGAAACTCCGCG caacaaTGTCCTCCTTCCGACTTAACATTCAACTTTGACGCCAACAAGCAGCAGAGGCAACTGATTGCCgagctggagaacaaaaacag GGAGATCCTTCAAGAGATCCAGAGGCTTCGTCTGGAGCACGAGCAGGCGTCGCAGCCCACaccggagaaggcccagcagaaccCCACGCTCCTCACAGAACTCAGGCTGCTCAG GCACAGAAAGGACGAGCTGGAGAGGCGCATGTCGGCCTTGCAGGAGAGCCGGCGCGAGCTGATGGTGCAATTGGAGGGACTCATGCGCCTTCTCAAG GACGAGGAACAGAAGCAGGCG TCGCAGTCGAGCGGCTCCCCGCACTCGTCGCCCAGCCACGGGGCAGGCTGCTCCATGCCCATGCCCATACGCTCCACCTCGGCCGGCTCCACCCCGACGCACACGCCCCAGGACTGCATGGCGGGCCTCGGGGGCGATGTGCTGGAGGCCTTTGCTCAGG GTGTACCTCGAAATCTGCGGAATGACCTACTCGTGGCGGCCGACTCCATCACCAACACGATGTCGTCGCTGGTCAAAGAGCTCCACTCAG TGGACGACGGGGCGGATGAGGAAGAGACGAACATGAGAAACGGAGGCGAGAGAG GCACCATGCGAGTACAGAAGCAGTGA
- the dtnbb gene encoding dystrobrevin, beta b isoform X1 — protein sequence MIEEGSKRGKAAVEKRQLFMEMRAQNFDVIRLSTYRTACKLRFVQKRCNLHLVDVWNMIEAFRDNGLNTLEHHAEINVSRLETILSSIYYQLNKRLPTTHQINVEQSIGLLLNFMVATYDSESHGKLTVFSMKAMLATMCGGKIVDKLRYIFSQMSDSSGVMVFAKFDQFLREVLKLPTAVFEGPSFGYTEHSLRTCFPQQKKITLNTFLDVLMADPPPQCLVWLPLMHRLANVENVFHPVECSYCRSESMMGFRYRCQQCHGYQLCQSCFWRGHANGPHSNQHQMKEHSSWKSPAKKLSHAISKSLGCVPIGEPPHPVFPEQAERPQEPAHNVVLESPSRLDEEHRLIARYAARLAAEAGNSAQQCPPSDLTFNFDANKQQRQLIAELENKNREILQEIQRLRLEHEQASQPTPEKAQQNPTLLTELRLLRHRKDELERRMSALQESRRELMVQLEGLMRLLKDEEQKQASQSSGSPHSSPSHGAGCSMPMPIRSTSAGSTPTHTPQDCMAGLGGDVLEAFAQGVPRNLRNDLLVAADSITNTMSSLVKELHSVDDGADEEETNMRNGGERGTMRVQKQ from the exons ATGATCGAGGAGGGCAGCAAGCGAGGCAAGGCCGCCGTGGAGAAGAGGCAGCTCTTCATGGAAATGA GAGCTCAAAACTTTGACGTAATCCGACTGTCGACGTACAGGACAGCGTGCAAGCTACGATTCGTGCAGAAGCGGTGCAATC TACACCTGGTGGACGTGTGGAACATGATTGAGGCCTTCCGAGACAACGGCCTCAACACGCTGGAGCACCACGCCGAGATCAACGTGTCGCGGCTGGAGACCATCCTGTCCTCCATCTACTACCAGCTCAACAAGCGGTTGCCAACCACGCACCAGATAAACGTGGAGCAGTCCATCGGACTGCTGCTCAACTTCATGGTGGCCACCTATGACAG CGAGAGCCATGGCAAGTTGACGGTGTTCTCCATGAAAGCAATGCTGGCAACCATGTGTGGAGGCAAAATTGTGGACAAGCTGCGCT ATATTTTCTCCCAGATGTCAGATTCGAGTGGCGTGATGGTGTTTGCCAAGTTTGACCAGTTCCTTCGCGAGGTGCTCAAGCTGCCCACGGCGGTGTTTGAGGGCCCCTCCTTTGGGTACACCGAGCACTCGCTCAGGACTTGCTTCCCCCAGCAG AAGAAGATCACGCTGAACACATTTTTAGACGTCTTGATGGCAGACCCTCCGCCGCAATGCCTCGTTTGGCTACCACTCATGCACAGACTGGCCAACGTGGAAAACG TCTTCCATCCGGTGGAGTGTTCGTATTGCCGCAGCGAGAGCATGATGGGTTTCCGCTATCGCTGCCAGCAGTGCCATGGATACCAGCTGTGCCAGAGCTGCTTCTGGAGAGGCCACGCCAACGGACCGCACAGCAACCAGCACCAGATGAAGGAGCACTCGTCCTGG AAGTCTCCCGCCAAGAAGCTGAGCCACGCCATCAGCAAATCACTTGGCTGCGTTCCCATCGGTGAGCCACCGCATCCCGTCTTCCCCGAGCAGGCTGAGAGACCCCAGGAGCCCGCTCACAACGT CGTTCTGGAGAGTCCCAGCCGTTTGGATGAGGAGCACCGCCTCATCGCCCGCTACGCCGCCCGCCTGGCCGCTGAGGCGGGAAACTCCGCG caacaaTGTCCTCCTTCCGACTTAACATTCAACTTTGACGCCAACAAGCAGCAGAGGCAACTGATTGCCgagctggagaacaaaaacag GGAGATCCTTCAAGAGATCCAGAGGCTTCGTCTGGAGCACGAGCAGGCGTCGCAGCCCACaccggagaaggcccagcagaaccCCACGCTCCTCACAGAACTCAGGCTGCTCAG GCACAGAAAGGACGAGCTGGAGAGGCGCATGTCGGCCTTGCAGGAGAGCCGGCGCGAGCTGATGGTGCAATTGGAGGGACTCATGCGCCTTCTCAAG GACGAGGAACAGAAGCAGGCG TCGCAGTCGAGCGGCTCCCCGCACTCGTCGCCCAGCCACGGGGCAGGCTGCTCCATGCCCATGCCCATACGCTCCACCTCGGCCGGCTCCACCCCGACGCACACGCCCCAGGACTGCATGGCGGGCCTCGGGGGCGATGTGCTGGAGGCCTTTGCTCAGG GTGTACCTCGAAATCTGCGGAATGACCTACTCGTGGCGGCCGACTCCATCACCAACACGATGTCGTCGCTGGTCAAAGAGCTCCACTCAG TGGACGACGGGGCGGATGAGGAAGAGACGAACATGAGAAACGGAGGCGAGAGAG GCACCATGCGAGTACAGAAGCAGTGA